A stretch of DNA from Variovorax paradoxus:
GATTCGCGGCCGAACTTTGTGCTGATCGCGCAGGGGAGCGTTTACGTCCCTCCGAAGTCTGGAGTAACCGCTGGCATGGCCTCGGTTAACTTCGCGGGTCAGACGACCCCAGCCATGGTCTTCATCAAGCCGCCATACGGCGTGCGGATCTCAGGCTCAAACGCACCTTTCACCAACGAGGCGTTCAAGAACACCTTCCAACTCTTCAACGTTGAGACGTGGGGTGTCGACGTTGAATACGCGATCTTTGGAAACCGAGCAGAGCAGGGTGACTGGGGCGGGTATGGGATGAAGATCCGCGATGCCAATGGCCAGGTCTGCTTCAGTACCGATGATGTGGCACCGCGGATCGTGGGCGCGGTGGAGTTCCCCGCTGGGGCCGGCGGTACCTACTACATCAATCCGAGCGGCGGCCCGGGCCGCCTGTTCTTCTCCCTTTCGGGTACCGGGTGGCGCAGCACTTCAAATTCAGGGGCCAGCTCTCCATGGATCGCTGAAATGTGGTGTGGCCGCATTAACGGCGAGTACCAAGTGGACTTGACCATCGGGCTGTCAGCGTCTGGCCCAGGCACTAAGTCGATGGGGGGCAACCGCATGGTGATGGCCGCTCGGGTCTATTAAAGTAAGTAAGTAGTGACTTATAATTGCGGAATTCAAATCCCTCTTTCTGGAAGCAAAAATGGCATTTCTTTCGACCAAGCAGCATCCCAACGGCTCGGTATCCCAGGCTCACAAAGTGGCCAGCCTCGAGATCAAGGACGGCGCAGCCATCGCGACTGTCAACAGCTTCGCCACCGAGGCCGCGATGAATGCAGCGCCCGCGCTGATCGTCTGGCAAGACCGCTATCCGGTGCCGATCACCGCCGCCCTCGACGTTGAAACCTTCCTGATTGGCCAGGAAGGCCCCTTCGCCGGTGGATTCGCCGTCACCGAAGGCACGTCTCTGGAAGCGGCGCGTGAGCGTCGCTGGGCCGAGATCAAGCAGGAGCGCGACAAGAAGGAGGCCTCTGGCTTCCCGTATCTCGGCGCCGTCTTCGACAGCGATCCGCGCAGCGTTCAGCGAATCGTCGGTGCTGTGCTCGCCGCCCAGGCGGCGGTGGCTGCGGGCGAGACGTTCGAGATCGAGTGGACCGTCGCCGACAACAGTGTGCTGCCCCTCGACGCAAGCGACGTCATGGGCATGCCTGTGGCCCTGGCCATGTATGCCGACCAACTGCACACCATCTCCCGTGGGCTGCGCGCTGACATCGAAGCGGCCGCAACGGTGGAGGAAGTGGAGGCCGTGACCTGGCCAGTGCCCACCCCTGCACCTGTGCCGGAAGCAGGCGGCGAGGGCGCTTAAGCGAAAGCAACCATGCCGACCACGCTGACCGAAAAGACGTTCCCGCAAATCTTCACTTCGAGCGGAGGCGTTGGTGGAACGGTCGTAAACGACCAAGGAAAGGTCGTGCCGGCCGCGGCGCCGGCCTTCGATTACGACCCGGTCACGAAGGCGCCGAGGGGGCTGCGGTTCCGAGGTCCGGCTCGTACGAACCTTCTGATAGGAAGTCAGATCCTGGCCGGGCTGGCGGAGGGGACGACTCCACCTGCAGTGGCGAGTACCACGGTTGACGGTGAATCTTGCGTTGCTGCGACGTTCACGTCGGCAAGCGCCGTAGGCTATGCGGGCAGCCGTGTGCGAAGCACAACGGCGGTCGGTGCGAACGTCGTGGCCGGGACGGTCTATTCGACAAGCGCCTATGTGAAGCTGAGCAGGCCATTGACTGGGGGCGAATCCATCAATGTGTATTACACCGGCGCGTCAGGGATGGGCGGCTTCCTCATCAGTGCTGCGAACTCGGGCCAATTTGTGGACCGATTCGCCCGGGTGATCACGCAGAGCGCCACGCCAGTGGGGACAGGAGGGGTGTACCCAGTTGTCCACACGGCCGGGCCTCTTACCAGCAACCTCACCGTGTGGTTCTGCAAAGGCCAAATTGAAGCCGCGAGCGAGGCCTCAAGCTACATCCCGACGACCACGGCGGCGGTAGCTCGCAGTGTTGATCAAGTCTGGATTCCCAACTTGCAGCAGGCGCCATGGTTCAACCAGGCGGAGGGGACGATGCTTATGAAGTTCGTTCAGCGCGCGATGCCTGCAACGGCAATGCTATTTGGGATTACCAGCGCGGCCAGTGCCAACGATCGGATGTTGGTGTACCTAGGAGGCGCAGGGGGTGCGTCGTCAGTCGCTGCAAATGTCTTTCGCGCCGGGGTGCAGCAGGCATCTCTCTCGGTTCCCAACTCTGCTGCGCCACTCGGCACTCTGAGAAAGGTTGCCGCTTCATGGAAGCTCGGACGGCTCGTTGTCCAAGTGGACGAACTTCCACCAACGGTGAGCGGGGTGCCAGCTTTGCCGGCGTACGTTGCGCCGACTTTTTGGCTTGGTCAGCGAAACGGAGGAGGCGACCCGATGGATGGCGAGATCCTCGACTTCGCCTACTGGCCCAAGGCAGCCAACGCCGCAGAGATCGCGGCAATCACACCTGACACCGAACTGATCGCCGGTTAAACATGGCAACTACCCTCACAAAGAAAACCTTCGACGAACTGTTCGTCTTTTTGGGCTCCGAAAAGGGCAGCTTCGTCAATGCGCAGGGCTTTGTTCAGCCGAAGCCGACAGCTGCCACTCCGCGGTTTGACTTTGATCCCGTCAGCAAAACGCCACGAGGACTGTTGATCGAGTCTCCCAGGACCAACCTGCTGCGTTTCTCGTCGCGATTCGATTCTGGGGTCTGGTCCAAAGTGGGGGTCACCGTTGTGCCCGGTGCCGCCCTAGCGCCGAATGGCCGCTGGGACGCATGCAAGCTGGCGTTGCTCAGCGGCTCAAACGCCGGCGCCTCATACACGATCCAAGCGCTCACAAAAAGCGAGGTGGTTACCACCTATGCACTTTCGTTGTACGTGAAGGCTGCGGGCTCATCCAACGGCTACCTGTATGCGCGGGGGGCGACTTCGGCCAACAGCCTCACCGTCGGATTCAACGTGGCCACGATGACTGCTTCGTCCTCTTTCACGGGCAGTTTCGCCGAGGTGTCACGGAAGATCAGCGATGCAGGCGGTGGCTGGCGCCGGATCGAGATGGTCTTCACGACCGATGCGTCTGCAGTCGTGGCAACTTCTATCTACCCGGGTTCGGCCTCGGGAGGAGCCGGCCCTGGTGACGGCAATGTAGGCATTTATATCTGGGGCGCGCAGCTCGAAGAAGGAAAGTTCGCCAGCTCCTATATTTACAACGTTGAGGGGGTCACTGCTCGTGCTTCCATTGGCAGTTACTACGACGTCAACGGCGTCATGCGTTATGCAGCGGCGGGCGTGTCGCGCGAAAGCTACGAGCCGTCAAACCTGACGCTGCCGCCGATGCTGCTGATGGAAGAACAGCGCACGAACCTCCTGCAGCGCACCGCCGATATGCACCTCTCGCCTTGGACGGGTGGAGCCATGACGCGCACTCCAGGCAAGCTGGCACCTGATGGGACTTTTCGGGCAGTCGAGTTTTCGGGGACATCCACCTCACCCAATACCCAGAATGCCGTTGCGACTGCAACGGTGATGACCTACTCGATCTACCTCAAGAACGTGTCGCGGACTGGCAACGTCGAGCTATTGCTGCGCAACACCGCCACCGCCACTAACGGGGTCTACGGTATCGTGACACTTCATGGGTCGACTCCGTCGATTTCGGGGGCGGGCTGGGAGATGCGCGATGTGGGCGGTGGCTGGTACCGATGCATCCATACGTCGGCTATCCCCATCACCATTGGCGATACGCTCACCTGTTACGCCGTCGTCGCTGGGGCCCGCTCGGATAACGGTGCGTGCCTGGCATGGGGCGCCCAGCTCGAAGCCGGGGCCTTCGCTACCAGCTACATCCCAAGCACCGAGACGTTCACCGGCCGCGCCTCCATCGGCACCTACTTCGACTCCATGGGCGCGATGAAGACGGCGGCTGCGGGTGTCGCGCGAATGACCTACAACCCGGCCGACCTAACCGTCGCGCCCTGGTTGCTGCTGGAAGGGGCGAGTGCGAACATGTTGACGGAGAGTGAGTTCCGCAACGGTCTCGCAGATGCCCCTGTAAGGCTGGGATGCGCGGTCGCGCCTTGGAACAATTCTGGATTCACAACCGGCCTGGCGTTTCCTGCAGCGCCGCCCGTGGGCACGTTTGCCTTCTATGCAGCTCAGTACCCTGTGCTCACGCCGACGACTACATATGTGTTTTCCTGCTTCGTGAAGATGGACGATGGGAATGCGCCCAACATGCCCACGCCGGGCGGAGCGGGAGACTTCGCACTCGTCATTGGGAACGCGCCTGTTGTGGCTGCCGCCTGCACGATGACCCATGTTGGCGGCGGCGTGTATCGCGTGACAGGTACGCAGGCAACGGGAGCGACAGTGCCTAGCACTGCGACGGGCATCTGGAAGTACGGCACCAACACGGGGCGGACATTCAAGTTCACGGGCTTTCAGTTGGAGCAGGCTTCTTCCGCCTCGAGCTATATCCCCACAACGACCGCGACGGTCACGCGCGCCGCAGACTCCGCCACGACCGTGGTGGGCACGCGCCAAGCAGACACTGGAACTTCGATTGCCACGACGCGCTCGGGGGACGGCATTCGCATCGACACGTCGAAAGGGTGGTTCAACCCCGCCGAAGGTACTTTGTTCATGGAGCTGGAAGTTCCCAAAACGAGTGACTCTGGGACCAGAACCGTATTGGAGTTCGGCTCTGTCGGAGGTGGGCGCATGGGTGTTTCATTCGGCGCGGCGAGCACTGCAAATGCTGGTGCCTACGGGTATTCAGTGCTGAACGCAGTGACCCTTGCTACGCCCGGGCGGACGTTGCCGGCGCCCGAAACGCCGGCCAAGATCGCCGTGAGCTATGGCTCGGACGGCATTCGATTCGCCTTTGGCAACATGGCGGTGACCAAAGTCGCAAGCGCGGTTGCAACTGGCGTGACCCACTTGGGGATTGGAAATACTGCCGGCATCGGCAACCAACCATTCTTCCGAGTCCGCGCGCTGCGCTACCGGCCTCAGAAGCTGACCGACGCCGAAGTGGTGGCGCTTACGACGTAGCCGCCGCTTATACGGCGGCGGAACAATGTCGGCTACAATATGTGTCAGCACTGACTTACTATCAGTATTCGCTTCGCCCGAGTGACTGGGCAGGAAAAACCTATGACCCAAACAACCGAGCAAAGCATTGTGGAAACCGTAACGAAAACGTCTCCGCCTGTCGTGGTCTCCGGCCTCGCCATGGGCGGGATCTCCATCAACGAGTGGGTGCTGATCCTCACCGCCATCTACACCGCGCTGCAGGTGTTCTTCCTTCTGCGGGACAAGGTTTACCGGCCCTGGAAAGAGAAGAAGGACGCAGCAGCGAAGAATGCCTGACCCATGAGCCCGCAGGCCCGCTTCATCGCCCTTGTCGGCCTGCCGGCCGCTCTCGCACTGGGCATCCTCATCCCCAAGGACGAGGGCGTTGTGCTCAAGACCTACCGTGACCCGGTGGGCATCCTCACCAGCTGCATGGGCCATACCGGCCCCGAGCTCAAGCTGGGACAGACCTTCACGCGCTCCGAGTGCGAGGCCACCATGTACGCCGACCTGCTCAAGCACACCGAGCCGGTCATCAAGTGCATGGGGCAGGGGGCCTGGGACCGCATGCCTGCCTACAAGCGCGTGGCGATCATCGACTTCACATTCAACAAGGGCGTGGCCGCGTTCTGCGGCTCCACCTACAAGGCCCAGCTCGTGGCCGGCAACCCGAAGGCCTGCGAGCAGCCCAAGCGCTGGGTGATGGCCAACGGCGGCCGCGTCGACTGCCGCATCCGCGCCAACAACTGCTTCGGCGTGGTGCTGCGCGGCGAGCGCAACGCTCGCATGTGC
This window harbors:
- a CDS encoding DUF4376 domain-containing protein, with translation MAFLSTKQHPNGSVSQAHKVASLEIKDGAAIATVNSFATEAAMNAAPALIVWQDRYPVPITAALDVETFLIGQEGPFAGGFAVTEGTSLEAARERRWAEIKQERDKKEASGFPYLGAVFDSDPRSVQRIVGAVLAAQAAVAAGETFEIEWTVADNSVLPLDASDVMGMPVALAMYADQLHTISRGLRADIEAAATVEEVEAVTWPVPTPAPVPEAGGEGA
- a CDS encoding phage head spike fiber domain-containing protein — protein: MPTTLTEKTFPQIFTSSGGVGGTVVNDQGKVVPAAAPAFDYDPVTKAPRGLRFRGPARTNLLIGSQILAGLAEGTTPPAVASTTVDGESCVAATFTSASAVGYAGSRVRSTTAVGANVVAGTVYSTSAYVKLSRPLTGGESINVYYTGASGMGGFLISAANSGQFVDRFARVITQSATPVGTGGVYPVVHTAGPLTSNLTVWFCKGQIEAASEASSYIPTTTAAVARSVDQVWIPNLQQAPWFNQAEGTMLMKFVQRAMPATAMLFGITSAASANDRMLVYLGGAGGASSVAANVFRAGVQQASLSVPNSAAPLGTLRKVAASWKLGRLVVQVDELPPTVSGVPALPAYVAPTFWLGQRNGGGDPMDGEILDFAYWPKAANAAEIAAITPDTELIAG
- a CDS encoding phage head spike fiber domain-containing protein — protein: MATTLTKKTFDELFVFLGSEKGSFVNAQGFVQPKPTAATPRFDFDPVSKTPRGLLIESPRTNLLRFSSRFDSGVWSKVGVTVVPGAALAPNGRWDACKLALLSGSNAGASYTIQALTKSEVVTTYALSLYVKAAGSSNGYLYARGATSANSLTVGFNVATMTASSSFTGSFAEVSRKISDAGGGWRRIEMVFTTDASAVVATSIYPGSASGGAGPGDGNVGIYIWGAQLEEGKFASSYIYNVEGVTARASIGSYYDVNGVMRYAAAGVSRESYEPSNLTLPPMLLMEEQRTNLLQRTADMHLSPWTGGAMTRTPGKLAPDGTFRAVEFSGTSTSPNTQNAVATATVMTYSIYLKNVSRTGNVELLLRNTATATNGVYGIVTLHGSTPSISGAGWEMRDVGGGWYRCIHTSAIPITIGDTLTCYAVVAGARSDNGACLAWGAQLEAGAFATSYIPSTETFTGRASIGTYFDSMGAMKTAAAGVARMTYNPADLTVAPWLLLEGASANMLTESEFRNGLADAPVRLGCAVAPWNNSGFTTGLAFPAAPPVGTFAFYAAQYPVLTPTTTYVFSCFVKMDDGNAPNMPTPGGAGDFALVIGNAPVVAAACTMTHVGGGVYRVTGTQATGATVPSTATGIWKYGTNTGRTFKFTGFQLEQASSASSYIPTTTATVTRAADSATTVVGTRQADTGTSIATTRSGDGIRIDTSKGWFNPAEGTLFMELEVPKTSDSGTRTVLEFGSVGGGRMGVSFGAASTANAGAYGYSVLNAVTLATPGRTLPAPETPAKIAVSYGSDGIRFAFGNMAVTKVASAVATGVTHLGIGNTAGIGNQPFFRVRALRYRPQKLTDAEVVALTT
- a CDS encoding holin, whose translation is MTQTTEQSIVETVTKTSPPVVVSGLAMGGISINEWVLILTAIYTALQVFFLLRDKVYRPWKEKKDAAAKNA
- a CDS encoding glycoside hydrolase family protein, producing MSPQARFIALVGLPAALALGILIPKDEGVVLKTYRDPVGILTSCMGHTGPELKLGQTFTRSECEATMYADLLKHTEPVIKCMGQGAWDRMPAYKRVAIIDFTFNKGVAAFCGSTYKAQLVAGNPKACEQPKRWVMANGGRVDCRIRANNCFGVVLRGERNARMCTGDMSNLGLDGIDFAPDGATPEGTQ